The following are encoded together in the Lathyrus oleraceus cultivar Zhongwan6 chromosome 3, CAAS_Psat_ZW6_1.0, whole genome shotgun sequence genome:
- the LOC127126643 gene encoding putative H/ACA ribonucleoprotein complex subunit 1-like protein 1: protein MRPPRGGGRSGGFRGGRDGGFRGGRDGGFRGRGGGRFGGGGRGFRDEGPPSEVVEVSTFIHACEGDAVTKLTNEKIPYFNAPIYLQNMTQIGKVDEIFGPINESYFSIKMMEGIVATSYSAGDKFYIDPSKLLPLARFLPQPKGQASGGRGGGGRGFGRGGRGGGGRGGSFRGRGPPRGRGPPRGRGAPFRGRGRF, encoded by the exons ATGAGACCTCCAAGAGGTGGTGGCCGAAGTGGTGGTTTCAGAGGCGGTCGTGATGGAGGATTTAGGGGAGGCCGTGACGGTGGCTTTCGTGGTAGAGGTGGCGGTCGTTTCGGCGGTGGTGGACGTGGCTTTCGTGATGAAGGACCTCCCTCCGAAGTTGTAG AGGTCTCAACTTTTATCCATGCTTGCGAAGGAGATGCTGTCACAAAACTTACAAATGAGAAAATTCCATATTTCAATGCTCCTATTTATCTTCAAAACATGACTCAGATTGGGAAAGTTGACGAAATATTCGGTCCTATCAATGAATCT TACTTTTCAATCAAGATGATGGAAGGGATAGTTGCTACttcttactctgctggtgataagTTTTATATTGACCCAAGTAAACTCTTGCCTCTTGCAAGATTTCTTCCTCAACCTAA GGGACAAGCATCAGGTGGAAGAGGTGGAGGAGGTCGTGGTTTTGGTAGAGGTGGAAGAGGTGGAGGAGGTCGTGGTGGTTCTTTCCGGGGAAGGGGTCCCCCAAGGGGAAGGGGTCCTCCTAGAGGACGTGGTGCTCCTTTCAGAGGAAGGGGTAGATTCTAA